The genomic stretch GGCGAAATCCTGCCGCGCGATGCTGAACCCGGGCGCAGCCCTGCTGACCCTGTCCTATCTGGGCGCTGAGCGTGCTATCCCTAACTACAACGTTATGGGTCTGGCAAAAGCCTCTCTGGAAGCCAACGTACGCTACATGGCGAACGCAATGGGCCCTGAAGGCGTGCGCGTTAACGCCATCTCTGCAGGTCCTATCCGCACCCTGGCAGCTTCCGGTATTAAAGATTTCCGTAAAATGCTGGCACACTGCGAAGCGGTTACCCCGATTCGTCGTACCGTTACCATTGAAGATGTGGGTAACTCTGCAGCATTCCTGTGCTCTGACCTTTCCGCTGGTATCTCCGGCGAAGTGGTTCACGTTGACGGCGGCTTCAACATCGCTGCAATGAACGAGCTGGAAATTAAATAAGCTGTGACTCTCTTCCCGCACGGGAAGAGAGTTTTCCCCCCGCACCACCCCTTCGTTATTCCGTTCTGCTATTTGTTATCACCTAACAATATTTTTCCCTTTATCTGCCTTACGCCAGGATATTGATCGCCATTTTGAGATCAAGGAACGCACATGGAACAACGCCGTTTTTCCGGCAAAGGCCACTGGTATCACGAGACCCAGTCGAACCACGCGCAGACGGATGTTCTGCCTCTGGTGCCCGAAGCCGCTAACGTCGACGATCGTTTTTTGCTCGATTTAGCCCTGCCTGATGAGATTGTCGCCGCCTGTACTGGCTGGCTTACCCCTGCCAGAGCCTTGTGCCACCAGCTGTTTCCGCTCTCGATTCCCGTGAACCGCCTGCATACGCTCAGCGCATACGATCGGCTCAGCACCGCGCTAACGGTCGCCCAGGCCTGTGGTGTTCAGCGGCTTTGTAACCATTACGCCGCCCTCCTCGCCCCGCTTCCCGGCCCGGACTCCTCGCGCGAAAGTAACCGACGTCTGGCGCAAATTACGCAGTATGCCCGCCAGCTTTCCAGCTCCCCTGATGTTATTGATGACAAAGCGCAGAACCAGCTTGATGAGGTTGGTCTGTCAATCTATGACATTGTGGTGATTAACCAGATTATCGGCTTTATCGGCTTTCAGGCGCGCGTGGTCGCGGTTTTTCAGGCGCTGTTAGGACACCCCGTTCGCTGGTTGCCGGGCCATCATATTCAGCCGCACACGCTGCCCGCGAGCCACGCCGCCTGGGTTCCGCTTTTGCCCGTCGTCGAGCTGCGCTATGCGAGCGCGCATCAGCTTGAGTCGCTGTCCCGCTGGCAGGCAGAACCCGCGCTGGAGGCCCTGACGCCGGTCCTTTGCCACGAGCCGTCGCTGCTCGACCTGACCGGAGAGATCCTGTTAAACACCCGCGACGCGATCCCGCTGACGTCCCCCGCACTTTCGGCGGCGGTCGAACTGCTGACGCGCTCTCCGGACCGCTTCAGCGCCGCGCAGTTTACCCCGCTCACGGATCAGGGGCTCCCCGGCGAACATGCCATCATGCTGCTTACCCGGAGC from Enterobacter dykesii encodes the following:
- the fabI gene encoding enoyl-ACP reductase FabI; this encodes MGFLSGKRILVTGVASKLSIAYGIAQAMHREGAELAFTYQNDKLKGRVEEFAAQLGSSIVLECDVAQDESIDGMFAELAKAWPKFDGFVHSIGFAPGDQLDGDYVNAVTRDGFKIAHDISSYSFVAMAKSCRAMLNPGAALLTLSYLGAERAIPNYNVMGLAKASLEANVRYMANAMGPEGVRVNAISAGPIRTLAASGIKDFRKMLAHCEAVTPIRRTVTIEDVGNSAAFLCSDLSAGISGEVVHVDGGFNIAAMNELEIK
- a CDS encoding CMD domain-containing protein, whose product is MEQRRFSGKGHWYHETQSNHAQTDVLPLVPEAANVDDRFLLDLALPDEIVAACTGWLTPARALCHQLFPLSIPVNRLHTLSAYDRLSTALTVAQACGVQRLCNHYAALLAPLPGPDSSRESNRRLAQITQYARQLSSSPDVIDDKAQNQLDEVGLSIYDIVVINQIIGFIGFQARVVAVFQALLGHPVRWLPGHHIQPHTLPASHAAWVPLLPVVELRYASAHQLESLSRWQAEPALEALTPVLCHEPSLLDLTGEILLNTRDAIPLTSPALSAAVELLTRSPDRFSAAQFTPLTDQGLPGEHAIMLLTRSAFDGWLNRLKVAFGKEE